TTTTACATCATACTTTTGCATGATTTCGGCACCATTTTTATTCAGAAGCTTCATATTATCCAAACAAGCTTGATAATCTTCTTGATTAACCTCCCCTATTTTTTTGCCGGCCAAAATCACACCGGCACCAATGGGCTTGGTAAGTATTAAAACATCACCTGGCTTTGCATTAGAATTGGTAATCACTTTATCTGGATGAACCAATCCACTCACTGCCAAACCATATTTGGGCACCTTATCAGTGATGGTATGACCTCCGACTAAATAACCGCCAGATTCAATTACTTTATCCTGACCTCCTCTAATGATTTCTTTCAATGCTTCCATAGGTTTATCAGCAGGAAACTCTAATATATTCATGGCAGTAATCACCTTGCCTCCCATGGCATAAACGTCACTCAAAGCATTGGCTGCCGCTATTTGGCCAAACTCATAAGGATCGGAACAAACTGGAGGAAAGAAATCAGTAGTTTGAATGAGTGCCGTTTCTTCGTTTATCTTATAGACACCAGCATCATCGTGAGTACTAATATCCACCATTAATTCAGGGCCTGTAATATGAGGCAAATCGGCTAAAGCTTTATCTAATTCTTTGGCAGGAAGCTTGGCTGAGCAGCCACCTTCTTGGCCAGAAGCTAATAAATCGTAAATCATAATTTAAGTCTTAAGGATAAATGATATTGCCAGCAGCTGTGATTTTCTCTAAAATATCCAGCATATTAGAAATTCGACCAACACCCACCTCATCCATTTTATTATAATATTCGAGGCAAGTACCACAGATATGAATCTCCACACCCATCTTTTCAAGTTCTAGCAAAGGTTCTAATACAATAGAATCTTTTAAAACCAAATGAATTCCAATATTAGCAAACACAATAGCGGAAGGTAGTTTAGAAACATTGGGTAAAGTATTAAAAAATCCGGTTAATAGCATTTTTCCAAGCTTTTCATCACCATCTCCAAAAGTTTCTTTTTTCACACAAACCATGTAATCGCCTTTGTTTGAAGTGGGAATTTCACAATATTCTTCTGGAGTACTTTGCTCAAAGCTTCCTCCTTTTTTTACTACCAAAATCTCGTAAACTCCATTATCCTCATTTACTTGGACTTCCATTTTATTATCGGAGAGAAATCGACTCACATTAAACTTGGCACTTTCATTATCTACAAGAATTTGTAGTGTTTCAGACTCCTCCATATCTAATAAGGCCTTTTTGGTCATGATTAAAGGCTGAGGACATAGCTTTCCTTTAGCATCTATTGTTTTCATTATAATATTTTTTGGTGATTATGTAATGGCAAAAGTAAGCTAATAGGGATTAGGATCAAATTGTGGGCTTATTTCCGTTTTGATGAGTTTTTGAGCTGTGGGAGAATATAGGTCGGGTTTAAATCTAGCTAATGAGAGATAAACACTTTCTTTTTTACCTAGATCGCCGCTCTACTTCCCGTTTCAAATCTAAGATGGTTCTGGCGGCTCTATAAAAATCTACGCTGTAGATTTTCTATAAATATTGCGCTCCTCTGGAGCTTTGAAAAAATATTTATTTCTGAAAATAGCAATTATTGAAACACAATTTATTCGTTCGAAAAACTAGCAAAAGAGCTCCAGAGGAGCGAAATCTCTATAAAAACAAGTAAGAAATGAAAATTTTTAAGCCGCCAGTTTTATAGCTCAAATAGGAATGAAAGGAATGCGGCGATATCTTAAATTTAGAAGCCATAAAAACATTCAGGCTTCACTTCCAAATACCTTTATAATCCGGTATACGGTACTTTCCATTATACATGATACTATCACGATTGTTATGTATTTCGGCTTCAGAACCAATATTAAACCATAACACATTTCCAGAAACGTCTTTACCCACTAGCTTATTAAGTTGTTTCCTGGGCTCTTGATTAAAACCTTCCATAATAGCCATGAAACCTTGCTCTTCCTTTCCTTTCTTCAGTTCACATTTAGCAATTATTGGAAAAAGAATTAATTCTCCATTTGGGCTTTGCTGATAGACTTCAAACTGATTAAAGGCCATTTTTTCAATATCTTCTTGGCCTTGAGAAAATAGAATATTCGAACCATTCTTAAAAGTAAAAACTCTATTACCCAATTTATCAAAAGTCACTTCATTTCCATCTTTTTGAGAAAATGCAATCAGGAAGATTCCTATCTGGTTTTCTGGGACAATGATAATATCTTTCTTTAAGTTATTAATTTGAGAATTACTTTCTTCTAAGTTCTGACTATTAATCACTTTTCGCAAGGCAGTTACTTCATCAATTCGGAAAGAATCAATATAGGTCTTATAATTACAACAAACCATTATGTCTTCCCTAGGCATCAAAAGAAGTTTATCAATCATTCCATCTTCAGAAAATAAGAAAATGGAGTCTTCGGATATTCTATAATGATAGCTTTGAGTTAATCTAAACTTATCTCTAAGTGTCCAAAAGAGTGAATCTGGACTAATTGAAACCCCTAATTTAGAATTAAAGCCACCAACCCAATCTCCATAAATCATATCAATACTTAATGGTTTTTCTTTAGCCTGATTACAACTTGAAAAAACAATTAACACAAAGGAAATCAGAATAGGAATGTTTTTGATGTTTTTTTTCATTTCAAATGATTTAGGGAATACTTAAGCATTCTTATAACGTTATAAGAAATATTTTATTATTCCCCAATATTACTTAGAGCAACCAATCAAAATCACATACTAAGTATTCTCAATCCAAACTCCGTAATTTGCGTCCTATAGTTTTCCTTTTTATGTTCTGAAGTAATGAGTATTTTCTCTGCTTCAAACATTTCTATCAAAAAAGGCAACATTTTCTTTGACAAACCTGTTTCCTGCTTTAGTGGTTGAAGGAATAAGCCCTCTTTATGATTGGCTAAAACCTGAAGTAATTCCTTGCGATATTTCATGACCAAAGAAGCATGGGCATATTCATTTTTATAATAACTCAGTTTACCATTTTGAATGAGGAAATCAATATAAGAAGCCAATTTGTCTTTACTTATCATTCTTTGATAGGCAGCCTGATTGATATCCACATAGATGGGTTTTTGAGGACCATAATCTTTTATAGTTTGCTCTAACCACTCTATATCTGCTTTTTCTTTTTTACTCAACTTGACTTCATGCGAAGACAAAGCCCAAGTCATAGCAATGGATTTTATATGTTTATCCTCCTCCATTTTTAATAATAAATGAGGAAGGTATTCTTTGAAAACTTTGTTTTTATTTAAACCTAACTTTCCTAGAAGTTCCAATTCGTTTAAACCCTTGGTGAGCATGGGGTTTTTCTCATGAAATTCTAGTATTAAAGCTTTTACTTTTTTAATGATTTCCCATTCCGCTATTTCCGCCATATAGATATGATTGGGATATAGAGAAATGCCTTTCAAATTTTTATCTTCTTGGAGCAAATCCTCTTCTGTCATCTTTAATTTATCTTTCAATAAATGTAGATTTAGAGGAAGGTTTTCTTTCTTAAGCTCGATGAGAATCAGCTCTGCCGTTTTTCCTTCATTGAGGATTCCATCGACGAGTAATTCCAGTGATTGGAGTAGCTTTTTGGTTCTTTTACGGTGATGCAAAGGTTTGGCATCGATGATAATTCCTCCTCCTATGCTCTTATCGCCAGAGGAGTTTCTTAAGATGAATTTATCTTTATGAATCAATACACTTTCTTTCTCCAAAACCAATTGAACTAGCCCAGACTCCCCAGGTTTGAGTTTATCTTTGTCGAGTAAATGCATCCTTGCTTGAGTATCGAAAGTACCTGAATGAAAAACTACTGTTGACCAAATACCCAAATCCACAGAATTCTCAAATAAGGTGATATAAGCATCTATCATCAAGGTATTTTCCAATTCTTGATTACTCAAAAGCATGCCTCTTTCAAAATCATCGGGTTTTAATCCAGTCAAGTTAAAAGCGGCTCTATCTCCAGCCACCACTTTCTCCACCTTTTTTCCATGACGCTGGATTCCTCTTAATCGTAATTTATCTTTATTTCCAGGCAAGAGAAAAACCTCTTCTTCCACTTCAATTTCTCCATTTAAAACAGAACCCGTTACCACAGAACCCATTCCTTTTACCGTAAATATTCTATCGATAAACATGCGGAAGAATTGGTCTTGTTTTTGAGTTTCTATTTGAGGTATTATATTTTCTATTTCTTGCTTCAACTCATCAAGTCCTTGTCCACTTATACTACTCACTCCTACTATTGGGGCTTCTTCAAACTCCGTTCCCTCGAGCCACTCCATAATCTCCAGCTTGGCCAATTCAGCAATTTCTTCATCCACCAAATCAATCTTATTCAGCGCAATGATGGCTTTCTTCACTTTTAAGGCTCTGATGATATTAAAATGTTCTTTGGTTTGTGGCATCACGCCAGAATCAGCAGCAATCACCAGTAAAACGAAGTCGATGCCACAAGCGCCTCCTACCATAGTATTTATAAAATCTTTATGACCGGGGACATCGATAATACCCACAGAATGACCCGATGGCAAATCGATATGAGAAAATCCCAGATTGATGGTGATTCCCCTCTCCTTTTCTTCTTTGTGGGTATCACAATCTATATTTGTTAAAGCTTTAATCAGCGAAGTTTTCCCATGATCCACATGGCCCGCTGTCCCCATTATTAAATGCTTCATAAACCTAATTTTTTATATGCCTTTTTGATTAATTCGGCTACATCATCTAAATCTTTCTCTTGCAGGCAGAGTAAATCAACATATATGCTTCCACTCTTTAAATTGGTCAATAGCGCAGGCTTTTGATTCAACAATTCATGATAGAATTGTTTTCCTGTACTTTTTCCTTTTCCTAAATTTAGTTTCACAGAATAGGAATCCAAAACTAGATCGGGTAAAGTTCCCCCACCATATTGACCTTTGCTGGGTTCTATGCTGCTAGAGATACTCTTTTTAGCCAATAAACTTTGTAAATATTCTGAGGATTCTTTTCTTTCAAGCTTTGGTGTATTTAAGGTTCTAAAGAGCACATTATGTTTGAACAGATCCTGATCGTTGAGATAGTAAGAACAAGCCTTTTCGAGTATGGCGAGTGTGGTTTTCCCAACCCTTAAGGCGCGCATCATGGGCTCCTTTTTCAGTTTTTGGATGAACTCCTTTTTACCGGCAATTATGCCAGCCTGAGGACCACCAAGCAGCTTGTCCCCACTAAAGCAAATCATATCGACTCCTGAGGCTAAAGCTTGCTTCACGTCCGGCTCGTTCATCAAAGCCTTCTCGTCTACTTTCCTTAACAAGCCTGAGCCTATATCGTAGACTGTTGGAATATCATACTTCTTTCCCAATCCGGAGAGCTCCTCTAAAGAAAGCTCCTGAGTAAAACCTTTAATTACATAATTAGATGTATGAGTTTTAAAAAGCAAAGCTGTATTTTCATTGATGGCTTTTTCATAATCTGCCACCTTGGTTTTGTTGGTTGCTCCTACTTCTACCATTCCACAATCTGATGCCGCCATAATTTCTGGAATGCGAAAAGAACCGCCTATCTCTATCAATTCTCCTCGTGATACTATAGCTTCTTTTCCTCTACCAAAGGCTCGAAGAATCAACATAACAGCAGCGGCGTTATTATTTACTATCACTATATCTTCGGCACCGGTCAGGTATTTTAAAATTTCGCTGGCATGATCGTTTCTTTGTCCTCGGCTTCCTTTCGCCAGATTAAACTCTAGATTATTATAGCCTTTCAACACGTCGAAGACCTCCTCTAAAAGTTCTTCTCCATAGGGAGCTCTTCCGAGATTGGTATGGATAATAATTCCTGAACCATTCAATATGGGTTTCAAACTTCGCTCTGCAATTTTCTGAATACGAGAAACACATTCTTCTCCAATATTGTCCATGTTTAAAGATTCCTCTCCAGCTAAAATCTGTCGCCGATAATTACTAATCACCTCTCGAATAACAGCAGTCACCAAGTTCTTACTGTATTTTTTAATCAACGGCTTTATGCTAGCATATTGCAAAACCTTATCTACTCCTGGGAGATTTCTTATTTGTTGGGAAGAGAAATTCGTCATATTGATAGCTTATTAATAAGAAAAGAAGAACACAATACTTCAATAATGGGGAAATACAAAATTAGCCGAGAGGGCAGGAATCGAACCTGCCACAGCCGGTTTTATCCGTCTGCTACCGGTGTTGAAGACCGGGTGAAACACCAGTTCCGTCCCCTCTGTATAATCAAGACATCAATAATACAATTTTTTTTGGCTAGGGTTGTCTACTTTGTGAAATATTTTAGAAAGTATTAGAAAATCATAAAAACAGAGCCTTGTATATGAGCACGTTACCATTTTGCCTGATTAATAAGTAGATTTAAACTCTAATTAAGAATTACTCCAAGAAAAAAAGAAAATAAAAATTAAAAAAGCCTCCCTTAAGCTGAATATGGATTTAAAAAGTCAAGCTTAGGGTCCTGATTTGAGCCTTTATCACTTTTTTTTTGATAAATATTGCCAATCCAAATCACAAGCTACTTATTTACAATTCTCTAGGAAGTATCATGCATGAAGAGGATATCAAGAATATCGAAACTTATATTGACATTAGTGATTTTGCCTTTGGAATCTATATGATTAAATTAATTCATCCACAGAAAAAATGGATAGAAAGCAGAAAACTAATCATTGATTAATAAAACAGCTAAGGCCATTAAAAAAATTCGTATCTATGCTAGCTTATTGAAACCAAGTAAACATAGAAATGGAAAATTCTACTGAAAAGAAAAAAGCTGAATTCCCAAGAAGCTTTTGGACCGCTAACTTAACTGAGTTATTTGAAAGAGGTGCCTATTATGCCATGGCCAGTTTCGTGGTCTTATATCTAGGTCAATTAGGTTTGGGAGATTATTGGCCCAGTAATTTAAATGGTATCTTGTGGACTTTAGTATTTTTCTTGCCAATTCTTTCTGGGACCATTGCCGATCAAATTGGCTTTAAAAAATCCATGCTCATCGCTTTTGTACTTTTAGCTGCGGGTTACTTTACCATGGGATACCCAGTTTGGTTCGGAAATCAAACACTAAACCCTGTCATAGGTAGTGAAATGACTGCCGGAATTGGAGTACTCCTCCCCATTATTCTGGCCATTACTTTTATTGGAATTGGTGGTTCTATTATCAAGCCTTGTATAGCAGGAACGGTACAGAAAACCGCTGGAGCCAATATTACTCTTGGTTTCGGAATCTTCTATATGATTATTAATATTGGTTCGCTACTGGGTAGGGGTGTCAGCTATATTGTGAGAACAGAATATGACTTGAGTTATATTTTTGCGGTTTCTGTATTCTTCTCTATCGTAGCCTTTTTTGCCGTTTTATTTTTCTATACCGAGCCAGAATCTGATATAACAGAAAAAAAACCTAAAAAATCCATCCTCAGGATTTTAGCCGACATGGTATTGGTTCTTAAGAATTCCAGGTTTGCTTTATTTATGATAGTTTCCAGTGGATTCTTCTTTATCTATGCTCAAGTTTATAATGTACTTCCACTTTATCTACAAAAAGTGGTAGAACTGAACCCAGCAGTGGATTTAGTCACCATGGCCAATCCATTTGTAATTGTATTCTTCCAATTACTCATCACTAAGAAATTCGGTAAGATGAAGCCCATCCAATCTATTATTGTGGGTATTATCATTATTGGAGTTTCCATGAGTATCAATTTGATACCCATATTTATGAATGGAGGAGTAAGAGCACTTACCTTTGGAGAATATATTCCACTAGGAACCTTATTCATCACGCTTACAGTGGGATTAATTGCTTTTGGAGAATTGTTTACATCCGCCAGAACTTATGAATATATTGGAGCCCTAGCACCCAAAGGACAAGAGGGATTATTCTTAGGATATGCCAACCTTCCATTGGCCATTGGAGCTTTAATTGGCGGGCCTGCTGGAGCATTTATTTTCCATGAAATTATGTGTAAAAATGCCACTCCACTAGAATCAGGACTATTAGACTTAGACCCTTTCTGGAATTCGATGGGTTGGATATTATTAATGGCTATTGGCTTTGTTTCTGCACTTTCTATGTGGCTTTATAATCGTTGGTTAAAGAATAATCCGATATAAATAAACTACATTTGCACAACCGTTTTAATAACACCTATGAAAAGCATTAATAACTTAATATTCGGTATATTAGCTTTAGTTTTTCTCTCATCATGTTCCTCGAGCAATCTACTTGATTATTCAACGACCTGTCTTTGTAAGGTGACGGAAAACTTTTCTGCAAGCACTGATGAAGAAGATAATTCAACCAAAGAATTTATTTTTACGAACAGTCCACTTTTCAAACTTGGGGTTCTAAAGTACGATTTCGCACTTAATATGGCTATTTTAATAAATCAAGATATTAAAATTGATTCCTTAACAACCCTAAAGATCACTGTAGATAAGGGCAACTCAAATATAAAATCGTATAAGTTTTATTCTTCTGAACTTAAAAATATGACTCCTAAACATACCGAAATTCACAATATCATCAGTTCGTTTGTTGAAAATACTTATACTGGAGATTTTCATAAGTGTAAAGAAAACTTAGGGTTTGATATAGAAGATGAAAAGCTTAACTCTATAATGACCAAAATAAAAAAAGGACTTAATCATGAATATGTCCAAACTAAAATGATTAGCTTCAAGAAAACCAGAGAGAATATATATCACATATATGGAGGAATTTTGACAAGCGATGAAACACTTGATTTATTTAAAATGCAATTTAAGGAAATTGATAACCGACTTCAGATTGTTGAATTCTCCTTCTAAAGAGATAAATTAATATAAAATTAACCTAAACTTAATAATTGGAAATCGATGTGATTTTTGAGTGTTTTTCTTGGATCGAAGCACTAATTAATGAAAATACTCTTTAATCTACCATTTCGAAACAAAAGCACATACCACTCATTATCACATCTATATAAGCTTTACGAAAAGGTATACAAATCAAATCCTCTATCAATTCCCCCAATTAATGATCTCTTCACATTAAATAATTGTTCATTTAATAATAATTACAATATCACTATACTTGCATTTTTTAAAATCAAAACTAAATGAAGAGTCTAAAACTTATTATTTTGTTAGCAATCATGCCATTAGGATTGCTAGCCCAAGAGACAAAAGAAAAGGCATGGTACGAAGTTGGAAGAGTATACGGAAAGGTTTTTACTAATGTACATTATGGCCTAGGAGATACTGAAGACAAAGCTTTTGAAGTAAAAAGAGCATACTTTGGCTATAAGGCTGATATTGATGAGCATTTTTCTGGAAATATTAAATTGGATATTGGAAACCAAAACGATATTCAAGATTATGCTGCAAAGAAACGTTTTGCTTATTTTAAAAATGCTTTTGTTCAATACAAGTACAAAGGTTTAAAGATTCAATTTGGTATTGCAGATGCTTTCCAATTTAAAGTTCAGGAAAAGTTTTGGGGATACCGATATATTCAACAAAGTTTCCAAGATAAAAACAAATTTGGCTCCAGTGCCGACCTGGGTATTTTTGCTTCCTATAAAATAAGCGAGCAATTATCCACAGATATCTCATTCACCAATGGTGAAGGCTATTCCAACATACAGCAAGATGAATATTTCAAAGGCTCCTTTGGACTAACCTACAAACCTATAGATGCCTTAGTAATTAGAGGATATGTAGATGCCTATCAATCTGAAGACATCACCCAATATTCAGCAAATGCTTTTATTGGTTTAACAACAAAGTATTTCACCTTAGGAAACGAATTTAACTACCAAGCCAACACATCTCATGTTGAAAACCATGACCGATACG
This sequence is a window from Lentimicrobium sp. L6. Protein-coding genes within it:
- the yedF gene encoding sulfurtransferase-like selenium metabolism protein YedF, with amino-acid sequence MKTIDAKGKLCPQPLIMTKKALLDMEESETLQILVDNESAKFNVSRFLSDNKMEVQVNEDNGVYEILVVKKGGSFEQSTPEEYCEIPTSNKGDYMVCVKKETFGDGDEKLGKMLLTGFFNTLPNVSKLPSAIVFANIGIHLVLKDSIVLEPLLELEKMGVEIHICGTCLEYYNKMDEVGVGRISNMLDILEKITAAGNIIYP
- the selD gene encoding selenide, water dikinase SelD, which produces MIYDLLASGQEGGCSAKLPAKELDKALADLPHITGPELMVDISTHDDAGVYKINEETALIQTTDFFPPVCSDPYEFGQIAAANALSDVYAMGGKVITAMNILEFPADKPMEALKEIIRGGQDKVIESGGYLVGGHTITDKVPKYGLAVSGLVHPDKVITNSNAKPGDVLILTKPIGAGVILAGKKIGEVNQEDYQACLDNMKLLNKNGAEIMQKYDVKCATDVTGFGLIGHAYKLALASNVCLHLATQKLPLLKGAYELAELGCLPGACFRNQEFVEEFCHFSDEVVYEHKMLIHDAQTSGGLLMCVPKDAVNDMLQDLRSSVYPHSAVVGEVKAKGDFLVEVS
- a CDS encoding MFS transporter produces the protein MENSTEKKKAEFPRSFWTANLTELFERGAYYAMASFVVLYLGQLGLGDYWPSNLNGILWTLVFFLPILSGTIADQIGFKKSMLIAFVLLAAGYFTMGYPVWFGNQTLNPVIGSEMTAGIGVLLPIILAITFIGIGGSIIKPCIAGTVQKTAGANITLGFGIFYMIINIGSLLGRGVSYIVRTEYDLSYIFAVSVFFSIVAFFAVLFFYTEPESDITEKKPKKSILRILADMVLVLKNSRFALFMIVSSGFFFIYAQVYNVLPLYLQKVVELNPAVDLVTMANPFVIVFFQLLITKKFGKMKPIQSIIVGIIIIGVSMSINLIPIFMNGGVRALTFGEYIPLGTLFITLTVGLIAFGELFTSARTYEYIGALAPKGQEGLFLGYANLPLAIGALIGGPAGAFIFHEIMCKNATPLESGLLDLDPFWNSMGWILLMAIGFVSALSMWLYNRWLKNNPI
- a CDS encoding T9SS type A sorting domain-containing protein, coding for MINIANPNHKLLIYNSLGSIMHEEDIKNIETYIDISDFAFGIYMIKLIHPQKKWIESRKLIID
- the selB gene encoding selenocysteine-specific translation elongation factor, encoding MKHLIMGTAGHVDHGKTSLIKALTNIDCDTHKEEKERGITINLGFSHIDLPSGHSVGIIDVPGHKDFINTMVGGACGIDFVLLVIAADSGVMPQTKEHFNIIRALKVKKAIIALNKIDLVDEEIAELAKLEIMEWLEGTEFEEAPIVGVSSISGQGLDELKQEIENIIPQIETQKQDQFFRMFIDRIFTVKGMGSVVTGSVLNGEIEVEEEVFLLPGNKDKLRLRGIQRHGKKVEKVVAGDRAAFNLTGLKPDDFERGMLLSNQELENTLMIDAYITLFENSVDLGIWSTVVFHSGTFDTQARMHLLDKDKLKPGESGLVQLVLEKESVLIHKDKFILRNSSGDKSIGGGIIIDAKPLHHRKRTKKLLQSLELLVDGILNEGKTAELILIELKKENLPLNLHLLKDKLKMTEEDLLQEDKNLKGISLYPNHIYMAEIAEWEIIKKVKALILEFHEKNPMLTKGLNELELLGKLGLNKNKVFKEYLPHLLLKMEEDKHIKSIAMTWALSSHEVKLSKKEKADIEWLEQTIKDYGPQKPIYVDINQAAYQRMISKDKLASYIDFLIQNGKLSYYKNEYAHASLVMKYRKELLQVLANHKEGLFLQPLKQETGLSKKMLPFLIEMFEAEKILITSEHKKENYRTQITEFGLRILSM
- the selA gene encoding L-seryl-tRNA(Sec) selenium transferase, with protein sequence MTNFSSQQIRNLPGVDKVLQYASIKPLIKKYSKNLVTAVIREVISNYRRQILAGEESLNMDNIGEECVSRIQKIAERSLKPILNGSGIIIHTNLGRAPYGEELLEEVFDVLKGYNNLEFNLAKGSRGQRNDHASEILKYLTGAEDIVIVNNNAAAVMLILRAFGRGKEAIVSRGELIEIGGSFRIPEIMAASDCGMVEVGATNKTKVADYEKAINENTALLFKTHTSNYVIKGFTQELSLEELSGLGKKYDIPTVYDIGSGLLRKVDEKALMNEPDVKQALASGVDMICFSGDKLLGGPQAGIIAGKKEFIQKLKKEPMMRALRVGKTTLAILEKACSYYLNDQDLFKHNVLFRTLNTPKLERKESSEYLQSLLAKKSISSSIEPSKGQYGGGTLPDLVLDSYSVKLNLGKGKSTGKQFYHELLNQKPALLTNLKSGSIYVDLLCLQEKDLDDVAELIKKAYKKLGL
- a CDS encoding porin; the encoded protein is MKSLKLIILLAIMPLGLLAQETKEKAWYEVGRVYGKVFTNVHYGLGDTEDKAFEVKRAYFGYKADIDEHFSGNIKLDIGNQNDIQDYAAKKRFAYFKNAFVQYKYKGLKIQFGIADAFQFKVQEKFWGYRYIQQSFQDKNKFGSSADLGIFASYKISEQLSTDISFTNGEGYSNIQQDEYFKGSFGLTYKPIDALVIRGYVDAYQSEDITQYSANAFIGLTTKYFTLGNEFNYQANTSHVENHDRYGLSFYSTVKLVNKVKFFARYDYLYSNILGGDDIPWNLAKDGSSITSGIEYQPIKNVKMALNYQDFIAYAENAADSHYLYFNIELNF